A single region of the Bombus fervidus isolate BK054 chromosome 18, iyBomFerv1, whole genome shotgun sequence genome encodes:
- the Gogo gene encoding thrombospondin-1 like protein golden goal isoform X1, whose amino-acid sequence MNLKFKWLFLGILVTILLEFDITRSMIKEEDEFVALKIDSPSSHVALSGDLTISVRKSTETLEKTKYKYGLKEEEENADSKSLEMISNRFFLLRVLYLFEDISELIGEIQLEQLPSGNETISIIIPCGYFTRGGVYALRVEYKYENSTVPVATLHQTSKILDVKWPLPTIFLESQQITTYPDKPVKATIRYNGVNCSPSDNVPVAVYILQLIYCGSSVTACYLQNNTYIQILYYEEIRDFLPTKTIFFRCELLGLPGNYAVRLKASNTNPTAPNTSVYFKVKWSEEFKLTVHARSIYPCEGSGGVAVLFEYPACRLEGDRVRVYGRLKADVTSVASPSSLHYITESRSIPGKHSLAFDCDLFTEKFVEYCFVYVSQAVTGAMGDVNMSCIPTFPLQESDAAGWGPWSPWSPCSSSCFGGIRNRYRFCDTPPPKYGARFCQGKAIETEFCGKIFWQASSKNEEWHNRIQNSICDSAVLAATKPEVVADIGLQCRCGCRIVLKHQPFRKILGANTQACPGRSFWLLQAQANFIIGLHLDQLQFPCPGQYFRVRDGNSLNADLLIDVTYDKMQFTVKTLISSGQNLLLEFFSDELLASGDACIGGFLAHAAVLDKKYLKRNRTTTTVPFETNSTNVEEEWIFWKPAHLATALLLILIFIVSIFLTLQFIIKYRKYRIAEDLDSLNDVSELMPDRSKFLSTSTIISEVISMIETTTKSTPKETLSNTEDHYHSIETLTGCKDESTLSSSTLKLNSTLESSSDKTITSIKSNCDKLLSASSILVYHKPEVKYAYPVKLQTIDYDGSEEKELKMENGNLKDNKSNSISKIYQNNDISYSEGKESSPESVISSPSILVSGKETKERRNREKLLQGPGSEFSLTNPDSELELDYYDYNVANASAVPGSYLGMDPAFLVWIPPIEDLHLDTEDLLLGSKRNSILALETEGAALTPSEYRRMKLSSFEDFGFELEQGTRTFEKLLPVQKLLEDSSIKVSMESVSGILEHKQYCVISNRRVRLGKDEESSEESNSSKSLLGSPINMLNNDENNKGKLCSTPNRILQKDLSKIKQNCNQKIIPNNQDEDITNMSCKYKELMECSQSITNIKDTVNIPMTELSGSPLKSFSQVRKLNSRDIDASLNVQNPDYGIETFCLKQGSFYDQNIKFVDDDDDEYID is encoded by the exons GTACCTTTTTGAAGACATATCAGAATTAATAGGTGAAATTCAACTGGAACAGTTGCCTTCGGGAAATGAAACCATTTCAATCATCATTCCCTGCGGGTATTTTACTCGTGGCGGTGTTTACGCTCTACGAGTGGAATATAAGTATGAAAATTCAACAGTGCCTGTTGCCACTCTTCATCAG ACAAGTAAAATATTAGATGTAAAGTGGCCACTACCAACAATCTTCTTAGAATCTCAGCAAATTACTACTTACCCAGATAAGCCTGTCAAAGCCACAATAAGATACAATGGAGTAAACTGCAGTCCATCTGATAATGTTCCTGTAGCTGTTTACATCCTACAGTTAATATATTGCGGATCTAGCGTAACTGCTTGTTATTTGCAGAATAATACTTATATTCAA atattatattatgaagAAATAAGAGATTTTTTACCAACAAAGACTATTTTTTTCCGATGTGAATTGCTCGGGTTACCTGGCAATTATGCTGTAAGATTAAAAGCTTCGAATACCAATCCTACAGCACCAAATACTAGCGTGTACTTTAAG GTGAAATGGTCTGAAGAATTTAAACTTACGGTTCATGCAAGATCGATATATCCTTGTGAAGGGTCAGGAGGTGTAGCCGTCCTTTTCGAATATCCTGCGTGTCGACTAGAAGGTGATCGTGTTCGTGTTTATGGTCGTTTGAAAGCTGATGTTACTTCCGTTGCTTCACCCTCCAGTCTTCATTATATTACCGAATCTAGATCAATACCTGGCAAGCATTCCTTGGCTTTCGATTGTGATCTTTTCACAGAAAAATTTGTCGAATATTGTTTCGTCTATGTTAGCCAGGCGGTCACAGGTGCTATGGGGGATGTTAATATGTCCTGCATACCCACCTTTCCTCTCCAAG AAAGTGATGCTGCTGGTTGGGGACCTTGGAGTCCATGGAGCCCATGCAGTAGCTCGTGTTTTGGAGGAATTCGAAATCGATATCGCTTTTGTGATACTCCACCTCCGAAATACGGAGCAAGATTTTGCcag GGAAAGGCAATAGAAACTGAATTCTGTGGCAAAATATTTTGGCAAGCATCCTCTAAAAATGAAGAATGGCATAATCGAATTCAGAATTCGATATGCGATAGTGCAGTTTTGGCTGCAACAAAGCCGGAAGTTGTAGCTGACATTGGATTACAGTGTCGATGTGGATGTCGTATTGTATTAAAGCATCAACCTTTCAGGAAAATCCTTGGAGCTAATACTCAAGCTTGCCCTGGTCGATCATTCTGGCTTTTGCaa GCGCAGgcgaattttataattggaTTACATTTAGATCAATtacaatttccttgcccgGGACAGTATTTTCGTGTCCGGGATGGGAATTCCTTAAATGCAGATCTCTTAATCGACGTTACATATGATAAAATGCAATTTACTGTGAAAACACTCATCAGCTCTGGGCAAAATTTATTACTGGAATTTTTTAGTGATGAACTTTTAGCATCAGGAGATGCTTGTATCGGTGGTTTTCTTGCTCATGCAGCTGTACTAG ATAAAAAGTatctaaaaagaaatagaaccaCCACCACTGTGCCTTTTGAAACAAATTCAACGAACGTTGAAGAAGAATGGATCTTTTGGAAACCAGCACATTTAGCAACTGCCTTGCTTTTGATACTCATATTTATAGTTTCTATTTTCTTGAcgttacaatttattataaagtatagaaAGTATCGTATTGCTGAGGATTTGGACAGTCTCAATGATGTTTCAG AACTAATGCCTGATCGATCAAAATTCCTATCTACAAGTACAATCATTTCCGAAGTTATCTCTATGATAGAAACAACCACAAAATCTACTCCAAAGGAGACTTTAAGTAATACAGAAGATCACTACCATAGTATTGAAACCTTAACAGG GTGCAAGGATGAATCTACATTGAGTTCTagtacattaaaattaaatagcaCATTGGAAAGTTCTTCTGACAAAACAATCACATCAATAAAGTCAAACtgtgataaattattatcagcTTCCAGTATTCTTGTGTATCATAAACCAGAAGTTAAATATGCTTATCCCGTAAA gtTACAAACAATAGATTATGATGGTTCAGaagagaaagaattaaaaatggaaaatggtaacttaaaagataataaaagtaatagcatctcaaaaatttatcaaaataatgaTATTAGTTATTCAGAaggaaaa GAATCTTCACCTGAAAGTGTTATTTCAAGTCCATCAATTTTAGTAAGTGggaaagaaacaaaggaaagaagaaatcgtGAAAAACTTCTACAAGGTCCAGGATCAGAATTTAGTTTGACAAATCCTGATTCAGAACTCGAACTGGATTATTATGATTACAATGTAGCAAATGCTAGTGCTGTTCCAGGATCTTACTTAGGAATGGATCCTGCTTTTTTAGTTTGGATTCCACCAATCGAGGATTTACATCTAGACACAGAAGATCTTCTCTTAGG AAGCAAGAGAAATTCTATTTTGGCTCTTGAAACTGAAGGTGCTGCATTAACACCTTCCGAATATAGAAGAATGAAACTTTCTAGTTTTGAAGATTTTGGATTTGAATTGGAACAAgg AACAAgaacgtttgaaaaattacttcCTGTCCAAAAACTTCTAGAAGATTCTAGTATTAAAGTAAGCATGGAATCTGTATCTGGTATCCTCGAGCATAAACAATACTGTGTTATTTCAAACCGGAG GGTTCGTCTAGGCAAAGATGAAGAATCAAGCGAAGAATCGAACTCTTCCAAAAGCCTTCTTGGAAGCCCTATAAATATGCTGAataacgatgaaaataataaaggaaAACTATGTTCTACGCCAAacagaattttacaaaaagatCTTTCAAAGATAAAGCAAAATTGTAATCAAAAAATAATTCCCAACAATCAAGATGAGGATATAACAAATATGTCTTGTAAATATAAAGAGTTAATGGAATGCAGTCAGTCAATTACAAACATAAAGGACACAGTAAATATTCCTATGACAGAATTATCAGGGAGCCCTTTAAAAAGCTTTTCTCAAGTACGAAAATTAAATAGCAGAGACATTGATGCTTCTTTAAATGTTCAAAATCCAGATTATGGTATAGAAACATTTTGCCTAAAGCAGGGGTCTTTTTAtgatcaaaatattaaatttgttgaCGATGATGACGATGAATATATCgactag
- the Gogo gene encoding thrombospondin-1 like protein golden goal isoform X2, giving the protein MNLKFKWLFLGILVTILLEFDITRSMIKEEDEFVALKIDSPSSHVALSGDLTISVRKSTETLEKTKYKYGLKEEEENADSKSLEMISNRFFLLRVLYLFEDISELIGEIQLEQLPSGNETISIIIPCGYFTRGGVYALRVEYKYENSTVPVATLHQTSKILDVKWPLPTIFLESQQITTYPDKPVKATIRYNGVNCSPSDNVPVAVYILQLIYCGSSVTACYLQNNTYIQILYYEEIRDFLPTKTIFFRCELLGLPGNYAVRLKASNTNPTAPNTSVYFKVKWSEEFKLTVHARSIYPCEGSGGVAVLFEYPACRLEESDAAGWGPWSPWSPCSSSCFGGIRNRYRFCDTPPPKYGARFCQGKAIETEFCGKIFWQASSKNEEWHNRIQNSICDSAVLAATKPEVVADIGLQCRCGCRIVLKHQPFRKILGANTQACPGRSFWLLQAQANFIIGLHLDQLQFPCPGQYFRVRDGNSLNADLLIDVTYDKMQFTVKTLISSGQNLLLEFFSDELLASGDACIGGFLAHAAVLDKKYLKRNRTTTTVPFETNSTNVEEEWIFWKPAHLATALLLILIFIVSIFLTLQFIIKYRKYRIAEDLDSLNDVSELMPDRSKFLSTSTIISEVISMIETTTKSTPKETLSNTEDHYHSIETLTGCKDESTLSSSTLKLNSTLESSSDKTITSIKSNCDKLLSASSILVYHKPEVKYAYPVKLQTIDYDGSEEKELKMENGNLKDNKSNSISKIYQNNDISYSEGKESSPESVISSPSILVSGKETKERRNREKLLQGPGSEFSLTNPDSELELDYYDYNVANASAVPGSYLGMDPAFLVWIPPIEDLHLDTEDLLLGSKRNSILALETEGAALTPSEYRRMKLSSFEDFGFELEQGTRTFEKLLPVQKLLEDSSIKVSMESVSGILEHKQYCVISNRRVRLGKDEESSEESNSSKSLLGSPINMLNNDENNKGKLCSTPNRILQKDLSKIKQNCNQKIIPNNQDEDITNMSCKYKELMECSQSITNIKDTVNIPMTELSGSPLKSFSQVRKLNSRDIDASLNVQNPDYGIETFCLKQGSFYDQNIKFVDDDDDEYID; this is encoded by the exons GTACCTTTTTGAAGACATATCAGAATTAATAGGTGAAATTCAACTGGAACAGTTGCCTTCGGGAAATGAAACCATTTCAATCATCATTCCCTGCGGGTATTTTACTCGTGGCGGTGTTTACGCTCTACGAGTGGAATATAAGTATGAAAATTCAACAGTGCCTGTTGCCACTCTTCATCAG ACAAGTAAAATATTAGATGTAAAGTGGCCACTACCAACAATCTTCTTAGAATCTCAGCAAATTACTACTTACCCAGATAAGCCTGTCAAAGCCACAATAAGATACAATGGAGTAAACTGCAGTCCATCTGATAATGTTCCTGTAGCTGTTTACATCCTACAGTTAATATATTGCGGATCTAGCGTAACTGCTTGTTATTTGCAGAATAATACTTATATTCAA atattatattatgaagAAATAAGAGATTTTTTACCAACAAAGACTATTTTTTTCCGATGTGAATTGCTCGGGTTACCTGGCAATTATGCTGTAAGATTAAAAGCTTCGAATACCAATCCTACAGCACCAAATACTAGCGTGTACTTTAAG GTGAAATGGTCTGAAGAATTTAAACTTACGGTTCATGCAAGATCGATATATCCTTGTGAAGGGTCAGGAGGTGTAGCCGTCCTTTTCGAATATCCTGCGTGTCGACTAGAAG AAAGTGATGCTGCTGGTTGGGGACCTTGGAGTCCATGGAGCCCATGCAGTAGCTCGTGTTTTGGAGGAATTCGAAATCGATATCGCTTTTGTGATACTCCACCTCCGAAATACGGAGCAAGATTTTGCcag GGAAAGGCAATAGAAACTGAATTCTGTGGCAAAATATTTTGGCAAGCATCCTCTAAAAATGAAGAATGGCATAATCGAATTCAGAATTCGATATGCGATAGTGCAGTTTTGGCTGCAACAAAGCCGGAAGTTGTAGCTGACATTGGATTACAGTGTCGATGTGGATGTCGTATTGTATTAAAGCATCAACCTTTCAGGAAAATCCTTGGAGCTAATACTCAAGCTTGCCCTGGTCGATCATTCTGGCTTTTGCaa GCGCAGgcgaattttataattggaTTACATTTAGATCAATtacaatttccttgcccgGGACAGTATTTTCGTGTCCGGGATGGGAATTCCTTAAATGCAGATCTCTTAATCGACGTTACATATGATAAAATGCAATTTACTGTGAAAACACTCATCAGCTCTGGGCAAAATTTATTACTGGAATTTTTTAGTGATGAACTTTTAGCATCAGGAGATGCTTGTATCGGTGGTTTTCTTGCTCATGCAGCTGTACTAG ATAAAAAGTatctaaaaagaaatagaaccaCCACCACTGTGCCTTTTGAAACAAATTCAACGAACGTTGAAGAAGAATGGATCTTTTGGAAACCAGCACATTTAGCAACTGCCTTGCTTTTGATACTCATATTTATAGTTTCTATTTTCTTGAcgttacaatttattataaagtatagaaAGTATCGTATTGCTGAGGATTTGGACAGTCTCAATGATGTTTCAG AACTAATGCCTGATCGATCAAAATTCCTATCTACAAGTACAATCATTTCCGAAGTTATCTCTATGATAGAAACAACCACAAAATCTACTCCAAAGGAGACTTTAAGTAATACAGAAGATCACTACCATAGTATTGAAACCTTAACAGG GTGCAAGGATGAATCTACATTGAGTTCTagtacattaaaattaaatagcaCATTGGAAAGTTCTTCTGACAAAACAATCACATCAATAAAGTCAAACtgtgataaattattatcagcTTCCAGTATTCTTGTGTATCATAAACCAGAAGTTAAATATGCTTATCCCGTAAA gtTACAAACAATAGATTATGATGGTTCAGaagagaaagaattaaaaatggaaaatggtaacttaaaagataataaaagtaatagcatctcaaaaatttatcaaaataatgaTATTAGTTATTCAGAaggaaaa GAATCTTCACCTGAAAGTGTTATTTCAAGTCCATCAATTTTAGTAAGTGggaaagaaacaaaggaaagaagaaatcgtGAAAAACTTCTACAAGGTCCAGGATCAGAATTTAGTTTGACAAATCCTGATTCAGAACTCGAACTGGATTATTATGATTACAATGTAGCAAATGCTAGTGCTGTTCCAGGATCTTACTTAGGAATGGATCCTGCTTTTTTAGTTTGGATTCCACCAATCGAGGATTTACATCTAGACACAGAAGATCTTCTCTTAGG AAGCAAGAGAAATTCTATTTTGGCTCTTGAAACTGAAGGTGCTGCATTAACACCTTCCGAATATAGAAGAATGAAACTTTCTAGTTTTGAAGATTTTGGATTTGAATTGGAACAAgg AACAAgaacgtttgaaaaattacttcCTGTCCAAAAACTTCTAGAAGATTCTAGTATTAAAGTAAGCATGGAATCTGTATCTGGTATCCTCGAGCATAAACAATACTGTGTTATTTCAAACCGGAG GGTTCGTCTAGGCAAAGATGAAGAATCAAGCGAAGAATCGAACTCTTCCAAAAGCCTTCTTGGAAGCCCTATAAATATGCTGAataacgatgaaaataataaaggaaAACTATGTTCTACGCCAAacagaattttacaaaaagatCTTTCAAAGATAAAGCAAAATTGTAATCAAAAAATAATTCCCAACAATCAAGATGAGGATATAACAAATATGTCTTGTAAATATAAAGAGTTAATGGAATGCAGTCAGTCAATTACAAACATAAAGGACACAGTAAATATTCCTATGACAGAATTATCAGGGAGCCCTTTAAAAAGCTTTTCTCAAGTACGAAAATTAAATAGCAGAGACATTGATGCTTCTTTAAATGTTCAAAATCCAGATTATGGTATAGAAACATTTTGCCTAAAGCAGGGGTCTTTTTAtgatcaaaatattaaatttgttgaCGATGATGACGATGAATATATCgactag